In Hylaeus volcanicus isolate JK05 unplaced genomic scaffold, UHH_iyHylVolc1.0_haploid 12237, whole genome shotgun sequence, the genomic stretch GACATGATCCAAGATAAGTTTAAACTTTtaagtatacaaaaaaatgaaaatctgaTATCATTATTATGCAAGTTAATGTTGTAATCACTTAAAATACTGGATCAAATTGACACATACTTTTTCGTACTAAACATTTAAACATATGTTCAATATCAttgcattgaaaaaaaaaacttacattATCTCGTGATTGTGCAtcatttcctttatatttattgtaaatgtaagaaatatttaaaaaaataacgtatttttaaatcttttaaaaatatcttaatgGTAAGGAAAGTGAGTAAATAcgatacttaaataaaaaatttcattttagcaACAGGAACATggtttatgaaaaattatggtttatttcataaagagtatttttcgttttagtTTTCAAAAAGGAAATCGATTAAACGACGAACATAAAGTTAAAAGGTGTTAACTTTATAGTACTAATGCAATGTTTTATGACGaagggaattttttaaaaatatcaaaaaatgattgttaaaaacaaaggctactttgttttactttttatgtTAATCTGCCTTAAGTTTTTTCTactgaattttcatttatgaaagaaattgaaaaaataatttgtgatAAAgctataaaatgaaagaatttacTGTGCTAAAAAAAGTACGAGATCTTGTTAAACAAACGAAGAACCTCCATTAATCCAAGCTAcatatctaaatattttttaattaagctagaaaaattcataaagcAATAAAGCATTTCTTTGGATGACAGAATTAAAATCTCAATCtataacgaaaacaaaattgttcgaaagTTAAACATTCAATTTGTGACACGGATGAATTAAGAATAATAAGCATTGCAATTAGTCGAATTCCTTTAACGTTAATGACATGCTTTCATGTTGTTTGAGCGTGATTGGAATAAAAGATTCCCTTTTTCAATGCGACAGAACTATGTACAACTCACGTCTAAAAATAtctagtaaataatttaaaataacaattgaacTCAATTTCGTGCACGAAATAATTAGCAGTGTTGATTCAAGGATGTAGAAAGACACTTAATTTAAAACTAGACACGATTAATTTAATCGTGACAATGACTTGTGTAAAGTTTTGAAACAGCATATAATAGTTATAAAATCTAAATGATTTTCTTGTAATCTACTTATACCAATATTATTGCCGCTAAATAATTGTTCGAGCTAATCTACCCTTCGTACTATACACTATGCATGGATCGGCTAAAAATGTATGTACTAttctgtttcgttattttctacTCTGATCAAATCAAAAAATTATCAACTTTTTAACTTGCAACATTACTGTAAGATCAGATTGATGGGAACATTGATTAAAACACGTTATACTTGATTGGTTATACTCGGTAAGTcacactttaaaaaaaaaatttgagaatattattacattcatTAGTTTTTGTCTATAGTGAGACACGTATAATGCCAAAGGAGATCAGTAAAAAACTTTTATCAAAGTTGAGATGGGTTGAGCAACTTCATCAATCAAGTAAACAAAGCAGAAAGCCTCTAGACTCTCTAACGCAGCATGAACGGCTGAAAAGATTTACTAATTTTAGTTTGAACAACCTATGGGAAAAATATAGGTTTTTGCAAACTCATCTTTTACTTCGTGAAGCCACTCTACTAACACTTCACGATGCTCCATATATATTTGACTCACAACTCCacaatttatttagtaaaactACAAAGCTTCCGGCAACGTAACTgtactaaaataaaagagattgatcattttttaaaaatttattcttatagTGTTATAGATTGATGTTTTGACAACAACGAAGAGCCAAAAATCACTTGTTTTCttgattaattaatcttaaaaaaaaacaaaaaaaaaatttttgtaaaaaaaagtaaattaattttccacattaaaaataatttttttcctaattttaataattgaattatactTACTCCTTCGTTTCACTAAGTTAAAATGGTATTCCTAAGTATACAATTAAACATTGTTTGCACACTTCAAAGAACGTTTCAACTGTTTGGAATCTAATAATACTAAATCGCACCACCACATTTTCTTTGCcacatttgtattaattttttcttgaacAGACGGCCTTTGAATGGAAAGATATCTATCACAAATTAATTGATCATTTGTAGCAAATTCTTAAGTGTCATTGTAACGTTACTTTGGTGAAATACAGTTCGTCTTACTGGATTGTCGTAACACgtaacttatttatttattatgtacgtttttcttttataaatattgtacagtaataaaaaattcaaagtttcctacTGCATTCCGAGTAATGAATTCCGATGCTGTCAGTAACACCGATAAGAATGTTTCGAGTACAAGTGAATCTCATGATTCACAATCGgtaatgaattttgttaatgaaagatatttttaataaaaagaatcataATTGTTAGAAGTCGGGTTTTACAAATTCAAAgtgtgaaaattatttggatctttttttaaaagaaaatccttATCATAGACAGGGCAGCGGAAAGTATGCTCGGGTCAATGACACAATGGAGTATACAGACACCcctgtaaatataaaagaaatggtTTCTACGATGTTTGATGATTTACGTAATGTTTTAGCTGATCGAATGTATGTTAATCTTTTAAACGGCCGTTTAAAATGAACCTTTTTTTTAGTGCAGAAAACATGTGCCAGCAGAGCTTTACtaatgtacaaaaaatgaatGCCCCCCATTCAAATTCTAGTTCAGGTAcaataattgattaaagaatgttttgttttcatatcACAAAACTATTCTAAAAGTGATATTTTCTAATCCGACTAAATTAGCTAATTGAACAGAAAAGTGTGCATCAAACATTCTTGGTACACTGtgggaagaaaataaaaatttacgatttcTTTTATGCCGacgatatttgaattttttggtGACGCCTACAACTAAAGGCCAAGTAAACACATTATCAAGTGTTAGATGTGATTGCTGgagcttttttaaaaattccattgcACTTTTGGATTACTTGGCTCATTTCGAAACACAAAAATGGATAGAGCAATTTACAGCCTGCGACAAAGAACGAGAACGTCTAGCTTTATcgtatgtaaaaattttaataacattttgaataatactaATGCATTGTAGATTAGTTCGTTTGACGAATAAAATGGCTCAAACTGAGGCTGTTATTAGAAAAGATCCAATACTCTCAGGAGcgtttcatttacaaattgCTGATTTCACCATGGGTAACGTTGTAACCCAGATGAGAGACGCTTACGCTCAGTTAGCTGTAGCTCAAGTAATGTATATGACAAAATAGTCAGTTAGATTACTGATTTTGGCAcgtaagtaaaatatttttttttttttttttgcacaggTATTAAATAAGGAATTAGAAAATCAACTTGAAGTTCAAAGGACACTTAATAGAAAGTATCGAGAAGAACTATTTGATTTACGCAAGAAAGTCCTCAAAATTTCCATAACATCTTATTGTATCTTCATTTTACTTCAGACTGAAGAGTTTTTCAAGAACTTCAACGAGCACCTTAGGGTTGTGATGCAAGAGTCATCTGATGTACGCAAATCAATTTCCCAggattaaattgtttcaaaatatgGCATGGAAGATGTAtaatgaagaaaaacaaaaaacagtCATTCAATACACAGGagtcattttcttttgttgacTATTTAATCAgaactttttaagaaattcaatttttctgcttttaatcttcaaaaaatttgCTAAATTTCGttctgtgatttttttttataaacaagtCTGCGAAGAATTTTGCTtttgtaactttaatattgttatatgaGTCGTCAATCCCCCTAATACTTTTGTTGAAGAATACTAATCTCTGCGTTAAATACGGAGGAACATAATAAGCTAGAAAAAATTTTACTGCTAAAAGaagctaattttttttaattgttagaaatatgaaatatttgaaattaccttagatatttaaaaaaattaaaaaaaaaaattaaactaaaatattagGGTAACCTGAATACATTAAACAACAGTAAACTTCTTAATTTACACCGGAAAAATcattaaacaaattgttttttaagaCAATAGTGTTATTACTATGTACGCGAAACAAGATA encodes the following:
- the LOC128883857 gene encoding uncharacterized protein LOC128883857 isoform X2 produces the protein MNSDAVSNTDKNVSSTSESHDSQSKSGFTNSKCENYLDLFLKENPYHRQGSGKYARVNDTMEYTDTPVNIKEMVSTMFDDLRNVLADRIAENMCQQSFTNVQKMNAPHSNSSSEKCASNILGTLWEENKNLRFLLCRRYLNFLVTPTTKGQVNTLSSVRCDCWSFFKNSIALLDYLAHFETQKWIEQFTACDKERERLALSLVRLTNKMAQTEAVIRKDPILSGAFHLQIADFTMGNVVTQMRDAYAQLAVAQVLNKELENQLEVQRTLNRKYREELFDLRKKTEEFFKNFNEHLRVVMQESSDVRKSISQD
- the LOC128883857 gene encoding uncharacterized protein LOC128883857 isoform X1 yields the protein MNSDAVSNTDKNVSSTSESHDSQSKSGFTNSKCENYLDLFLKENPYHRQGSGKYARVNDTMEYTDTPVNIKEMVSTMFDDLRNVLADRIAENMCQQSFTNVQKMNAPHSNSSSEKCASNILGTLWEENKNLRFLLCRRYLNFLVTPTTKGQVNTLSSVRCDCWSFFKNSIALLDYLAHFETQKWIEQFTACDKERERLALSLVRLTNKMAQTEAVIRKDPILSGAFHLQIADFTMGNVVTQMRDAYAQLAVAQVLNKELENQLEVQRTLNRKYREELFDLRKKVLKISITSYCIFILLQTEEFFKNFNEHLRVVMQESSDVRKSISQD